TAATTCCGACCAAAGAATACAGAGGAGTGATCACGAATGACCTGGTGATGATAGAATCTTATTACCACAAAAACGTCAAAGTTTGTCTCTTCAGTTGCGAATAAGCGAAACAATATCCCACGAAAATCGTTGAATTACCAGACACCACTGGAAGTGTTTTTGAGTTACTTAGATGAACCAATTTTGTCTAGCTTAAATTGACAAATTTTTTAATCTATTTAATTCAGTGACCGTCTTCAAAGGTTTTGCTAGAAAATATTTACTTTTCATTTGTATTGTAGCACAAGATGCAATTTTTTATTCAACTACTGAAATATCAATTATCCTAATAAAATAAATATCAGATTACATAACAATATATATTAGTTGTGGTATTGTTTTTTTATTGAATATATAAGTAGCCAACAAATTGTATATATTAGAATACCAATAATCGTTATTAAAAAATTATTATTGGTCGGGAAAGTATTTTTGCTTAACAAAATTAAAATGAAAATAATAACTTTCAAAATACCTTCTTCCCAAGATAAGATTAAGTTTTTTTTATCATTCATTAATTTCCTCCTACATTTAACTATTACATCAATAATAATAGACTGTTTTTTGCCCTAGTAAATTTGTTCTACCACTATTTGAGTACTGCTTTATAATCACCATCTCTCCCATTATAGTAGGAACAGGAGTAGAATAGTCAAAAATTCTATATACATCTTCAGAATTATATACATATGTTAGGTTCATAGAGTAGGCCAAAGCTGCAACATCGATTAAGTAAGCTGATATTTGTGCATATATATTTGGAACCGCACTAAGTACCTTTGAAATTGCTAACGCGATTGCTCCAACACTTAATCCTTTTATATATGTATTTGTTTTAAATGTCTTTAAATATTCCCAATTGCTATCCATAGCAGGAGTAACTAGGCTACTCGTTGATTTTTCCCCGATATCTTCTTGAGTTTTTCCCAAATCAATTATCTGACTAAATTCCTCACCGTTAAAAATTCCTTCTTGATGTAAAGAATTTTCTATTAACTCTGTTTTAACTGTAGACACCGTTATAGAATTAATGGAAGAATTTTTTTCATAAGTAATACTGTTCACTTTGCCAGATTCAAAGTCAATTTCTTCAACAGTTTGATAATCTTTATTATTTTCTGAATAATTATAAACTATTTCTTTATCACTTTGACTGACAATTTCAAAGTTCGTTATATTATCATTAAATTCTTTAAAAGTATTTCCCATACTTTCTAAATTATTTTGAGTTGCAGATACTGTAATAGGTGTTGTTAAAATTGGTGCCATTACTAATGTAACTATAGAACTTATAGTATAATTTTTGACAACTTCATATCTATTCCCTCCATATTTAAATAATTTTTTAGAAAACCTGATAAATATTGAACACCAATATATTAATTACTCACAAGTTCAAATTAACCACTATCCTCCATTCCATACTTTTACCAGGTTATAACAATACTTACAATTTGATTCTATCATATATAAATTAAAATTTTACAAAATAGTCATATATGACTATTTTGTAACTTATTTATTAATGTTTTATATACTAAAAAATTTCACTATAAATGATAAATAGCAAAGATTACTATATATATTTATATAAAAATAAATTCATAAAGTAAAAAGTAATATTGACTATGTCTGTCAAATAACCTAGCAGAGGTGAGAGAAGGAGCAAGTGGGCATAGTTGTACCCTAGCCATGCAAAATTAAAAAAATAATTCTGCAAACTAGGGTACAACATGTTTGTTCTTTAATTTCTAGCGTCGGATCAGTCAGTCGCTGCTTCACATCTGTATGCGTTGGTGTTGTCTAAAACCCTCTTAAAATCCTCCCTAAGAGCTTTGTTTTAGGTTACCAGGCTTTCGGCCCACCCGCCTTTCTGCTATACTTCTATTCAATAAGGAGGTTTTTAAATGGGCTTAGTGACTATGGTTCTTACTCTCAATGTCTTCATTTTATTCATTTTTCTTATTTACAGTATTCATACCCTATTAAAAAAGCGAGCGACTATGCTTACTCGCCCGCATCCTCTAACTATATTCTCGTTTTGCCTACTTGTATTACAGTGGATTTTATTTCTTATCGGCTTTTACACATGGCTACCTAACTCATGGTCTCTTTTTTTCTTTGACCTCGTTTGGATCTCAGCGTTTCTTATTTCAGTAGGAGCTCTCATAAAAGACAAGCGTTCGAATCCATGGTTTTGGAGGTTAAATGGCTTACTGACTATTTTCAGTTTTGAATTCTATCTACTCGCTTATTTTATTGGGCAAATGTAACTTAAAATGCTAGCTGCCATTTCCCATTTGTCTTCGTGAGTCTGTAAATTGCGACTTGTTGATGGGAAGCTTGAGATATTGAAATTTCAACATTAACGTTGCTATCATCTAGTTCATCTTCTAGTATTCTAACATCATCATAGTAGCGGTAAAGCAAAACAGCCTCTAAATCTTGCTCCGCTTGTCGACTTGTTACATAGGTATTCTGGAACTCTTCTAGTGTTTGTTGGGTATTTGTTAAGGCATATAATCCTTCTAAATCATTGTTACTCGCTAGATGTAAGTAAACTAATAACGTTTTTTCTGCAGATAGCTCTAATACTTGAATATCCTTACTAGTTTGAAATTGCTTATAAGCTGCGCGTTCTTCTTCTGACAAGTCATCTAAATAGGTAAATGGTTTTTCCAACGTCTGAATAGTCTTTTCTTGAACCGCTAACTCTTCTTTTAGTTCCTTGCGTTGTTCAATGAGATCAGCGATGATTTGCTGGTCTCTATCACTTTCCATACGAATCGTATCTACAATCACAGCCATATTGATAACTAAAACAACAGTAGCGAATATTTGCCATTTATCAGCCTTCATTTGTTCAGCTCCTTATTTTTCTCCTCTAATCTCACAATCCAATTGCTGTAGGAATGACTGCATAAAGGCAGTCCGTTCCTTGGCTAGTTTCTTGCCTTCAAGGGTATTCATTAAGCACTCTAAATGAAGTAATTTTTCATAAAAATGGTTAACTACATTATTCGATCCACGATAGCTATCTTGGGTTAGTTCTGTCACATGAACGGGCTTAGTATCGTCATACATAGCATGTCCTTTTGAGCCGCCATAATAAAAAGTCCGTCCGATTCCGATGGCACCAATGGCATCCAATCGGTCTGCATCTTGGACAATTTGTCCGATTTTAGTGAGTTCGTGCTTTTCAATTAGATTTTTAGAATAAGACATATGGTCAATGGTATCTAAAATAACCCCCTCTTGTTGGTCGGTGGCACCACTTGCCTGTAAAGCAGCAATGACTTGCTTTCTCGCTGTTTCGACATCATCGGTCAGTTTGTCATCGATTACATCGTGAAGTAAAACAGCTGCTCGGATCGTTGTGATATCAGACGCTGACATGCCTTCTTTTTGGGCAATGGTTATGGCTGATTGTTCCACTCGTCTGATATGGCTAAGGTCGTGTCCGGTGGTGTCTTGGCCTAATTTTTCTGCTACAAACGCTTCTAAATATGATAAGTCCATCTTAGTCTCCTTTATACTTTCATAAACGATACACACTTGAGGTCTTGCATCGTTTTAAATCCTAATGATTGGTAAAATTGGATGGTTCTTTCGGTATCATCTGTTGTTAAAATGATTTGTTGCATATCTTTAGCTCTCTCCAACATCTGCTTGACTAAGCTCGTCCCAATCGCTCGGCGTTGATAGTCAGGATGGACAAGAATATCTTGAATATAGAGAATATAACAGCCATCACTAATGGTTCGAATCAGGCCAACTAGCTGGTCATCTTCCCACGCACTAATGTAATGCCAAGCCCCTGGAAGAAGTTGGTTCATTATTGCGGGATTATTATAGTAATTTCGCCAACCAACACTTTGGTAGAGTTGCGTTAAGCTGTCGATTGAGATGGGTGTATTGTCTTTATAATGAATAGTCATTGGCTCACCTACTTTTTCATTGTTTCTTCATCTTATCATAAACTGCTAGTTAGTTAACTGTTGTTTTTCACATTATATTGCTATACTATACTCAAATTTATAAAAAATTAAGAGACAGAAAGAGGGAATTCAAATCGGACAACTATTATATATCGATGTCACAGACAAAACAGAATGGTTTGGTATCATTTCGCCTGATCAAGAATTCGTCTTTGCAGGAAGTCAGTTTGTGTTCCTAGATAAAGATGATGATATGTCAGTTATTGAGACATTTGCACATGACTATGACTGCCATTTTTTTCTAGAGGGTGACCAGCCTGCTCTTCCTTTTTACTCTGTTCCAGCTGTCGACATCGTGGCACGGGACAGCCAAGCTGGCTATATTTGTTTAGCAGCTGACAAGGTTCTGTATGTTAATAGTGACCATGCGGCATTTGAGATTGCTGAAAGTTGGGATGCTTTTCTTAGCAATCCTCATGATTGGCAAAAACGACTCGTTCCCTATGACGATATGCGTCTCTACCCCTCTAAAGAAGCTGCTGAAAAAGACATCCAGTTCTTTGACTTAGATGAATGGACTAAACAGCAGTAAAAATAA
This genomic interval from Jeotgalibaca arthritidis contains the following:
- a CDS encoding GNAT family N-acetyltransferase, which translates into the protein MTIHYKDNTPISIDSLTQLYQSVGWRNYYNNPAIMNQLLPGAWHYISAWEDDQLVGLIRTISDGCYILYIQDILVHPDYQRRAIGTSLVKQMLERAKDMQQIILTTDDTERTIQFYQSLGFKTMQDLKCVSFMKV
- a CDS encoding HD domain-containing protein yields the protein MDLSYLEAFVAEKLGQDTTGHDLSHIRRVEQSAITIAQKEGMSASDITTIRAAVLLHDVIDDKLTDDVETARKQVIAALQASGATDQQEGVILDTIDHMSYSKNLIEKHELTKIGQIVQDADRLDAIGAIGIGRTFYYGGSKGHAMYDDTKPVHVTELTQDSYRGSNNVVNHFYEKLLHLECLMNTLEGKKLAKERTAFMQSFLQQLDCEIRGEK